From Algoriphagus sp. NG3, the proteins below share one genomic window:
- a CDS encoding PIG-L family deacetylase, producing the protein MKKFIISSVIIGIITAVVVPLILIQVGKSLLHDTSIPQHELLFRSDGQKTILAFFPHPDDEVTVSGTLMKMIEEGHRVILVCLTRGEAADTGGKYTEEELAEIRTKEMQLAAETIGADHLELLDYPDSGMGELGVDSIKAIAEKMIKQFEPDVLISYDSKVGLYGHLDHRLTGLAVEKVFAENLGKPDFSPQRLFQVTLSPKQIQMALKLSEGFQKYYPKEPDHGLPLPSFSISTTPYFGRVLDVIYSHESQKETLKDLLPYHDKIPSFIYSRIFDREYFSEVKAKKPPGGFRMAFR; encoded by the coding sequence ATGAAAAAATTCATTATCAGTTCAGTAATCATAGGGATCATCACTGCCGTGGTGGTCCCTTTGATTTTGATCCAAGTAGGAAAATCTTTACTTCATGATACCTCTATTCCGCAGCACGAGTTGTTGTTCCGTTCGGATGGGCAAAAAACGATTTTAGCATTTTTCCCACATCCTGACGATGAGGTGACAGTGTCTGGAACGCTGATGAAAATGATAGAGGAAGGACATCGGGTTATTTTAGTTTGCCTGACTAGGGGGGAAGCTGCCGATACCGGTGGTAAATACACTGAGGAGGAATTGGCTGAAATCCGAACGAAAGAGATGCAACTTGCCGCTGAGACGATAGGAGCTGACCATCTGGAGCTCTTGGACTACCCTGACAGTGGAATGGGGGAGTTGGGAGTAGATTCCATTAAAGCTATAGCCGAAAAAATGATCAAGCAGTTTGAGCCGGACGTTTTGATAAGTTATGATTCAAAAGTGGGGCTTTACGGACATCTTGATCATCGTCTTACAGGTTTAGCCGTGGAAAAAGTATTTGCTGAAAATCTTGGGAAACCTGATTTTTCACCGCAAAGACTATTTCAGGTCACCCTATCTCCTAAGCAAATCCAAATGGCCTTAAAGCTATCTGAAGGTTTTCAGAAGTACTATCCAAAGGAACCCGATCACGGGCTTCCTTTGCCCAGTTTTTCCATAAGTACCACACCTTATTTTGGAAGAGTATTGGATGTGATCTATAGCCATGAAAGTCAGAAAGAAACGCTGAAGGATTTGCTCCCTTATCATGATAAGATTCCTTCCTTTATATATTCCAGGATTTTTGACCGTGAATATTTCTCTGAAGTAAAAGCAAAAAAGCCACCCGGTGGATTCCGGATGGCTTTCAGGTAA
- a CDS encoding HEAT repeat domain-containing protein — MPQPKIKLHYAKIILASAIPLLVSCSKNDPVDLRERTLTKEEIAPMVQAAEGSVNPILSPGLKLSIWGVDSLVYDPISIQVTDDGSLYYTRTNRQKNSEFDIRGHQDWEIESISLQTIEEKRAFLQKTLSPEMSDKNTWLEDVNGDGSHDWRDMTVEREEIYRLEDRDGDGLADYSQIMVRDFNDVTTDVAGALLKLEDNLFVGVGPDLWRLTDKNGDGIMDEKESISHGYGIHIGFGGHGMSGLKQGPDGRIYWGIGDIGFNGVGPDGTEWKYPNRGVVARANPDGSDFEIFAMGVRNTHEFTFDAYNNLISVDNDGDHGGESERLVYLVNGSDTGWRTNWQFGKYRDPDNNTYKVWMDEKLYIPRHEGQAAYITPPIQNYINGPTGMVYNPGTALAEKWKNTFFVASFVGNPTRSGIHAFKLEPDGASFKMTQTENIMSGVLATGIDFGPDGSLYFADWIEGWNTKNYGRVWKIEDEGGTDWEARKITAQVLKTDFKTLTDEALGGYLADEDMRIRRKAQFELAKRGNNGAKVFQDAINQQANQLARIHAIVGISQLARMEKMDYADALFPLLKDKDPEIRAQAAKWLGDIKYEKAGNELLPLLSDSEIRVKFFASEALGRIAFEPAVGGLIQVLEENDDKDAFLRHAASLALARINKKEPVLALASHPSDAVRMGAVLALRRMADPGITAFLADKNEYIVTEAARAINDDFSIEAALPALGDLLVTTGFENEPLIRRAINANLRVGTQKAMDNLLAYIAKAGVNPALKSEAIATLGTWAKPSVLDRVDGRNRGAVERELAPIQSSAKETLIGALNDKNEAVREAGVKAIGKLKIADAEPKLVALLKNDQSENVRVAAILALSVTNPTSISEPIAIAMKDNSRAVRVVGLDLLTKTDISQELMVSLLQDVIQNRTTDEKQAALLSLGGLDNSAELPIWNTLLDDLTNNKLPNQVLIELEEAIEETGSDELRARYDQIQQKRTQGDLVALYSGALEGGSVRAGRTIFFQNQTAQCIRCHGFDDMGGVAGPHLNGIANRISKTEMLEALIDPSKRLAPGFGFVQLELKDGTSINGTLMEERENGLVMKVGAKPDTLIMNSSIAERKDSPSSMPDMKALLSKREIRDLISFLSTMTKEWE, encoded by the coding sequence ATGCCTCAACCCAAAATCAAACTACACTACGCCAAAATAATTTTGGCATCAGCCATCCCTCTTTTAGTTTCCTGTAGCAAAAACGACCCCGTAGATCTTCGTGAGCGTACCTTGACCAAGGAAGAAATAGCTCCAATGGTGCAGGCTGCCGAAGGAAGTGTGAACCCTATACTTAGTCCGGGGCTTAAGCTTTCCATCTGGGGGGTAGATTCTCTAGTGTATGACCCTATATCCATTCAGGTGACTGATGACGGAAGCTTGTACTACACCCGCACCAACCGTCAGAAAAACTCTGAGTTTGATATCAGGGGACATCAAGACTGGGAGATCGAGTCCATAAGCTTGCAGACCATCGAAGAAAAAAGAGCTTTTCTTCAGAAAACCCTTTCACCGGAGATGTCTGACAAAAACACCTGGCTTGAAGATGTGAATGGTGATGGATCGCACGACTGGAGAGATATGACTGTGGAGCGTGAGGAAATTTATCGGCTGGAAGACAGAGATGGGGATGGTCTTGCAGACTATTCCCAGATCATGGTCAGGGATTTCAATGATGTGACCACGGATGTAGCGGGCGCTTTATTGAAATTGGAAGATAATCTGTTTGTTGGAGTAGGACCGGATTTATGGAGGCTTACCGACAAGAACGGTGATGGGATAATGGATGAAAAGGAGTCCATTTCTCATGGTTACGGTATTCATATTGGATTTGGCGGGCATGGTATGTCAGGACTTAAACAAGGACCCGATGGCAGGATCTATTGGGGAATAGGCGACATCGGTTTCAACGGCGTCGGGCCGGACGGTACAGAATGGAAGTACCCCAACAGGGGAGTGGTAGCCCGTGCCAATCCTGATGGAAGTGATTTTGAGATTTTTGCCATGGGAGTGAGGAATACCCATGAGTTTACTTTCGATGCTTACAATAACCTGATCTCTGTGGATAATGATGGAGATCATGGAGGAGAAAGCGAAAGACTTGTGTATCTGGTCAATGGATCAGACACTGGGTGGAGAACCAACTGGCAGTTTGGCAAATACCGTGATCCGGACAATAACACCTACAAAGTATGGATGGACGAAAAGTTGTACATCCCAAGACACGAAGGTCAGGCGGCTTATATCACCCCACCAATTCAAAATTACATCAATGGCCCCACTGGTATGGTTTATAATCCAGGTACAGCCTTAGCTGAAAAATGGAAAAACACCTTTTTCGTGGCTTCTTTTGTAGGCAATCCTACCAGGTCAGGCATCCATGCCTTTAAATTGGAACCCGACGGAGCATCTTTCAAAATGACCCAGACCGAAAACATCATGTCGGGTGTCCTTGCAACTGGAATTGACTTTGGCCCTGATGGCTCGCTTTACTTCGCTGACTGGATAGAGGGGTGGAATACCAAAAACTATGGCAGAGTGTGGAAAATAGAAGATGAAGGAGGAACAGACTGGGAAGCACGAAAGATTACAGCACAGGTATTAAAAACCGATTTCAAAACACTGACTGATGAAGCCTTAGGTGGCTATCTTGCTGATGAGGACATGCGGATCCGAAGAAAGGCACAGTTTGAACTGGCTAAAAGAGGAAATAATGGAGCAAAAGTATTTCAGGATGCCATCAACCAACAAGCTAACCAGCTAGCAAGAATTCATGCTATTGTTGGCATCAGTCAACTCGCCAGAATGGAGAAAATGGACTATGCAGATGCCTTATTTCCTTTGCTGAAAGACAAAGATCCTGAAATCAGAGCTCAGGCTGCAAAATGGCTGGGAGATATTAAATATGAGAAAGCAGGTAATGAACTTTTGCCTTTACTCTCAGACAGTGAAATCCGTGTAAAATTCTTTGCTTCGGAAGCTCTGGGAAGAATAGCATTTGAGCCAGCAGTCGGAGGATTGATACAGGTATTGGAAGAAAATGATGACAAAGACGCATTTCTCCGTCATGCGGCAAGTTTGGCTTTGGCACGGATCAACAAGAAAGAACCTGTTCTTGCCCTTGCTTCCCACCCTTCCGATGCTGTGCGTATGGGAGCTGTTTTGGCACTGCGTAGAATGGCAGATCCGGGAATTACAGCATTTTTGGCTGATAAAAATGAATACATCGTGACAGAGGCGGCAAGGGCAATCAACGATGATTTCTCCATAGAAGCGGCCCTTCCTGCATTGGGAGACCTGCTAGTGACTACGGGCTTCGAAAATGAGCCGTTGATCAGACGGGCGATCAATGCTAACCTACGGGTAGGAACCCAGAAGGCTATGGACAACCTGTTGGCTTATATAGCCAAGGCAGGTGTGAACCCTGCTTTGAAATCGGAAGCGATTGCTACCCTTGGTACCTGGGCTAAACCTTCTGTACTAGACCGTGTAGATGGTAGAAACAGGGGAGCAGTAGAGCGGGAGCTTGCCCCTATTCAGTCATCCGCAAAGGAGACATTGATTGGGGCGTTGAATGATAAAAATGAAGCTGTTCGTGAGGCAGGGGTAAAAGCAATTGGAAAACTAAAGATTGCCGATGCAGAACCGAAACTGGTAGCTTTATTGAAAAATGACCAATCGGAAAATGTACGGGTAGCTGCGATTTTGGCACTTTCGGTGACGAATCCAACTTCCATCTCTGAGCCTATCGCTATCGCAATGAAAGACAATTCCAGAGCTGTTCGTGTGGTTGGTTTGGATCTTTTGACCAAAACCGATATTTCCCAAGAGCTGATGGTGAGCTTGCTTCAGGATGTAATCCAAAACAGAACCACTGATGAAAAGCAAGCCGCTTTATTGAGTTTGGGAGGTTTGGACAATTCCGCCGAACTACCTATCTGGAACACATTGCTTGACGATCTGACTAACAACAAACTCCCGAATCAGGTGTTGATAGAGCTGGAAGAAGCCATCGAAGAGACAGGATCGGATGAACTGAGAGCCAGATATGACCAAATCCAGCAAAAAAGAACCCAAGGCGACTTAGTGGCACTATACAGTGGAGCATTAGAAGGAGGAAGCGTACGGGCAGGAAGAACTATTTTCTTCCAAAATCAAACAGCCCAATGTATCCGCTGTCATGGATTTGATGATATGGGAGGTGTGGCAGGTCCCCATCTGAATGGCATAGCCAATAGAATATCCAAGACCGAGATGCTGGAGGCACTGATAGATCCAAGCAAGCGTTTGGCACCTGGCTTTGGATTTGTACAATTAGAACTCAAGGATGGCACCTCAATAAACGGCACCTTGATGGAAGAAAGGGAAAATGGGCTGGTGATGAAAGTAGGGGCAAAACCCGATACGCTGATCATGAACAGCAGTATCGCCGAGCGTAAGGACTCACCATCCAGTATGCCGGATATGAAGGCACTTCTTAGCAAAAGAGAGATCAGGGATCTGATCAGTTTTCTTAGCACTATGACGAAAGAATGGGAATGA
- the gap gene encoding type I glyceraldehyde-3-phosphate dehydrogenase translates to MIPNKPIRIAINGFGRIGRYTAKLILENEAFNLVAINDLADNSAIAHLLKYDSIHGKSESNIELHESFLQVNDHEIQLFSQADPNQLPWGSLDIDLVIECTGRFTDRVGAEKHLKAGAKRVIISAPSMDPTIKMVVLGVNDSILTRKEQIVSNASCTTNCLAPMVKVLDDSFGVVKGYASTVHSYTNDQNLHDAPHRDLRRARAAAYSIIPTTTNAGKALDEILPELAGKIEASAMRVPVPDGSLTDMIVELKNEATAEQINQAFREASAGYLKGLLEVEDSPIVSIDIIGNPHSCIIDAALTSSKGTLVKIVGWYDNEAGYANRLVDLARLISGK, encoded by the coding sequence ATGATACCAAACAAACCGATTAGAATTGCCATTAATGGATTTGGTCGTATAGGCCGATATACTGCCAAACTAATCCTGGAAAATGAAGCATTTAACTTGGTGGCTATAAATGATTTGGCCGATAATTCAGCTATTGCCCATTTACTTAAATACGATTCTATTCATGGGAAATCTGAAAGTAACATTGAGCTCCATGAAAGCTTTTTACAAGTAAATGATCATGAAATCCAACTTTTCAGTCAGGCTGACCCTAATCAACTTCCCTGGGGAAGCCTTGATATTGACTTGGTCATAGAGTGTACAGGTAGATTTACCGACCGGGTGGGTGCGGAAAAACACCTAAAGGCAGGTGCTAAACGAGTAATCATTTCAGCTCCCTCCATGGATCCGACTATCAAAATGGTGGTATTGGGCGTGAATGATTCTATTCTGACCCGCAAGGAACAAATAGTTTCCAATGCTTCCTGCACCACAAACTGTCTTGCCCCTATGGTGAAAGTGCTGGATGATAGTTTTGGTGTGGTAAAGGGCTATGCCTCTACAGTGCACTCCTATACCAATGATCAAAATCTACATGATGCACCGCATCGGGATCTTAGGCGTGCCAGGGCAGCTGCTTATTCTATTATTCCTACTACTACCAATGCAGGAAAAGCGTTGGACGAGATCCTCCCAGAGCTAGCCGGGAAGATAGAAGCTTCGGCTATGCGTGTGCCAGTGCCTGATGGTTCGCTCACGGATATGATCGTAGAGTTAAAGAATGAAGCCACTGCGGAACAGATCAATCAGGCTTTCAGAGAGGCCTCTGCTGGCTATCTGAAAGGGCTGCTTGAGGTTGAGGACTCTCCTATTGTATCTATCGATATCATAGGAAATCCACATTCCTGCATTATTGATGCCGCCCTTACTTCTTCTAAAGGAACTTTGGTTAAGATTGTAGGATGGTATGACAACGAAGCGGGCTACGCCAACCGATTGGTCGACCTAGCCCGCTTGATAAGTGGAAAATAA
- a CDS encoding VOC family protein, protein MNQATINGIQQVGIGVKDANQAWAWYRKAFKMDVPIFQDSAEAKLMTRYTSGKVESRHAILALNMQGGGGFEIWQYTSKEPLPSDQELTWKDLGILAVKMRCHDIQKTYDHLSKIGATMLGKPVQNPLGVWHFYVKDPYGNTFELIENSSWFSKNKDLTGGVLGVVIGVSSVDKALPVYQNHLMQTDILFDKTGVWEDFSQVGEGNSEYRRAILQGSSVMTGAFGRLFCQTQIELIETDQEPRNKIFENRNWGDLGFIHVCFDVNGMSDIKEKLAKDGIELTVDSQNEFDMGKAAGRFSYLEDPDGTLIEMVETFKVPIMEKFGWYLNLGERKKKGNLPNFVVKLLSLNRVKA, encoded by the coding sequence ATGAATCAAGCGACAATTAATGGGATCCAACAGGTCGGTATAGGAGTAAAAGATGCTAACCAAGCCTGGGCATGGTATAGGAAAGCATTTAAAATGGATGTTCCGATCTTCCAGGACAGTGCAGAGGCAAAATTGATGACTCGCTACACCTCAGGCAAAGTGGAAAGCAGGCATGCCATCCTCGCCCTGAATATGCAAGGTGGTGGTGGGTTTGAAATATGGCAGTACACTTCCAAAGAGCCATTGCCCTCAGACCAGGAACTTACCTGGAAAGATTTAGGGATTTTGGCTGTGAAGATGCGCTGTCATGATATCCAGAAGACCTATGACCACCTCAGCAAGATAGGAGCCACTATGCTGGGAAAACCAGTACAAAATCCTTTAGGTGTTTGGCATTTTTATGTAAAAGACCCTTACGGAAATACCTTTGAATTGATAGAAAATAGTTCATGGTTCAGTAAAAACAAAGATCTGACAGGAGGCGTTTTGGGGGTAGTGATAGGAGTATCCTCTGTGGACAAGGCTTTGCCTGTCTATCAAAACCACTTGATGCAAACTGATATCTTGTTTGATAAAACGGGTGTATGGGAGGATTTTTCCCAGGTAGGAGAAGGGAATTCAGAATACAGAAGAGCTATTCTGCAAGGATCCTCAGTCATGACAGGTGCTTTTGGAAGATTATTTTGCCAGACACAGATTGAATTGATTGAAACCGATCAAGAGCCAAGAAATAAAATATTTGAAAACAGAAACTGGGGGGATTTAGGATTTATCCATGTTTGCTTTGATGTCAACGGAATGAGTGATATCAAAGAGAAACTTGCCAAAGATGGTATAGAACTTACTGTTGATAGTCAGAATGAATTTGATATGGGAAAGGCTGCCGGGCGATTTTCTTACCTCGAAGACCCCGATGGGACTCTAATTGAAATGGTAGAGACGTTCAAAGTACCTATCATGGAGAAATTTGGCTGGTATCTCAACTTAGGAGAAAGAAAAAAGAAAGGAAACCTTCCAAACTTCGTGGTAAAGCTTCTTTCCCTCAATCGTGTAAAAGCATAA
- a CDS encoding TIGR04283 family arsenosugar biosynthesis glycosyltransferase, producing the protein MTDKRQISVIIPCVNEEENLKELLPYLHKYASGELQEIIVVDGGSHDDTVAVARFYGAMVIHSPIRNRAAQLNLGAQKAKADIFYFVHADTRPPVEFGSVILDHISNGKEPGCFQYRFDSSAKILKLNSWFTRFNGVFSGGGDQSLYISKLLFESLEGFDARYCIMEDFELVKRIRQKTDFHVLPYNMRVSSRKYSENSWIMVQLANLIAFTLFLLKVKPASIKSLYLNLLNQKK; encoded by the coding sequence TTGACTGACAAACGCCAAATTTCTGTAATTATCCCCTGTGTAAATGAGGAGGAGAACCTGAAGGAATTGCTCCCATACTTACACAAATATGCCAGTGGGGAGCTTCAGGAAATTATTGTAGTGGATGGAGGGTCACATGATGATACCGTAGCCGTTGCCCGATTTTATGGAGCTATGGTGATCCATTCCCCGATCAGGAATAGAGCGGCACAATTGAACTTGGGAGCCCAGAAGGCAAAGGCAGATATTTTTTACTTTGTGCATGCAGATACCAGACCGCCTGTTGAGTTTGGAAGTGTAATACTAGACCATATTTCTAATGGCAAGGAACCCGGCTGCTTTCAATACAGGTTTGATTCCTCTGCAAAGATTCTGAAACTCAATTCTTGGTTTACCCGGTTCAATGGTGTTTTTTCAGGAGGAGGAGACCAAAGTCTCTATATTTCAAAATTATTATTTGAGTCCCTGGAAGGATTTGATGCCAGGTATTGCATTATGGAGGATTTTGAGCTGGTAAAAAGAATACGGCAAAAAACTGATTTTCATGTCCTTCCATATAATATGAGGGTTTCTTCACGTAAATATTCCGAAAATAGTTGGATAATGGTCCAGCTTGCCAACCTCATAGCTTTTACTCTTTTTTTGTTAAAAGTTAAGCCAGCTTCGATCAAAAGTTTATATTTAAATCTTTTAAACCAAAAGAAGTAA
- a CDS encoding DUF6134 family protein: protein MTVKTYKSTSFIFIVLFLLISSPWNSFGQTQSNKYDIVLAGFTIGSMQADKTTTAKGIDYQIHSKVEFWFFGKIHVEFLQKAHYENGQLMRATTNSDSNRGNFLTTVTWNQDHYDVDANSYKFHNEEPINQPIKASTATLYFHEPKDGDVLISENFGMLTKVREISKGVYEIDVNGNMNRFHYEGGVLQKVILENNIKNYSIKLKVD from the coding sequence ATGACAGTAAAAACTTATAAATCAACCAGTTTTATATTCATCGTGCTTTTTCTCCTGATAAGCTCACCCTGGAATAGCTTTGGGCAAACCCAGTCAAATAAGTACGATATTGTACTGGCGGGATTCACAATTGGGAGTATGCAGGCGGATAAAACTACTACTGCCAAGGGAATAGATTATCAGATTCATAGTAAGGTGGAATTCTGGTTTTTTGGAAAAATACATGTAGAATTCCTGCAGAAAGCACATTACGAGAATGGGCAGCTTATGCGGGCCACTACAAATTCAGATTCTAACAGGGGAAATTTTTTGACCACTGTCACCTGGAATCAAGACCACTATGATGTAGATGCAAATTCCTACAAATTCCATAACGAGGAGCCTATCAACCAACCGATCAAAGCCAGTACAGCTACACTATATTTTCACGAACCCAAAGATGGAGATGTCCTGATTTCAGAAAACTTTGGGATGCTTACCAAAGTGAGGGAAATAAGTAAAGGAGTCTATGAAATAGATGTTAATGGAAATATGAATCGCTTTCATTACGAAGGCGGGGTTTTGCAAAAAGTGATTTTGGAAAACAACATAAAAAATTATTCAATTAAACTTAAAGTTGACTGA
- a CDS encoding TIGR04282 family arsenosugar biosynthesis glycosyltransferase: protein MDALREQGRAVAVPLPDMKDAVLIFQKNAKLGKVKTRLAAAIGDQEALDAYKLLVNYTHHIVSGVKAQKILWFSDFIEEDLSPYPHNYRFELQSGSSLGDKMSNAFEKLFEEGFDRLLIIGTDCAELTPELINTAFEKLEESDVVIGPALDGGYYLLGMRKFIPGVFQGIPWSTDQVAKLTIDYLSLTGYSYSQLAPLSDVDVIEDWNQVKGKLNS from the coding sequence TTGGATGCACTGCGGGAGCAGGGTCGAGCTGTGGCGGTGCCACTACCTGATATGAAAGATGCTGTACTTATCTTCCAGAAAAATGCGAAACTAGGCAAAGTCAAAACCAGATTGGCAGCGGCTATAGGTGATCAGGAAGCATTGGATGCCTATAAGCTTTTGGTAAACTATACCCATCATATAGTTTCCGGGGTAAAAGCACAGAAAATCTTGTGGTTTTCAGATTTTATTGAAGAAGATTTATCCCCATATCCGCATAATTACCGATTTGAACTGCAGTCAGGATCAAGCTTGGGAGATAAAATGAGCAATGCATTTGAGAAATTATTTGAGGAAGGTTTCGATAGGCTGCTGATAATAGGAACGGATTGTGCTGAACTAACTCCCGAACTCATAAATACCGCATTTGAGAAACTCGAAGAAAGTGATGTAGTCATAGGCCCTGCTTTGGATGGAGGATACTATTTATTGGGTATGCGTAAGTTCATACCGGGAGTATTCCAAGGAATCCCTTGGAGTACAGATCAAGTAGCCAAGTTGACCATAGATTACCTGTCTCTTACTGGGTATTCTTATTCCCAGCTTGCCCCTCTTTCTGATGTAGATGTAATAGAGGACTGGAATCAAGTGAAAGGCAAGCTTAATTCTTAA
- the arsS gene encoding arsenosugar biosynthesis radical SAM (seleno)protein ArsS (Some members of this family are selenoproteins.), with the protein MKSLKAQDHPLSSTEEEIRLLESDMPGFKGDRFATEMRSSNLYPLKPTRVEILQINLGKMCNQVCKHCHVDAGPDRKEIMTKDTMLECLEVIKKHEITTVDLTGGAPEMNPDFRWFVESIRAVNTEINIIVRCNLTIILANPKYHDLPEFYKKHRIEIASSLPYFTALKTDSQRGDGVFDKSIKALKMLNEQGYGIEGSGLILNLVYNPSGAFMPAAQAGLEAEFKKKLADKFGITFNSLFTITNLPISRFLEYLLRTDNYESYMEKLITSFNPVAASGVMCRNTISVGWDGYLYDCDFNQMLEMKVTSEDSQHIREWNEKSLTEREIIVKNHCFGCTAGAGSSCGGATT; encoded by the coding sequence ATGAAGTCTCTAAAAGCTCAAGATCACCCATTATCCAGTACTGAAGAAGAAATCAGGCTTTTGGAATCCGACATGCCCGGATTTAAAGGCGACAGGTTTGCAACTGAAATGCGAAGCTCAAACCTATACCCTCTAAAACCCACTCGCGTGGAGATTTTGCAGATCAATCTAGGAAAAATGTGTAATCAAGTCTGCAAGCACTGCCACGTAGATGCGGGACCGGACCGGAAAGAAATCATGACAAAGGACACCATGTTGGAATGTCTGGAAGTGATCAAAAAACACGAAATCACCACCGTAGATTTGACTGGAGGAGCTCCGGAGATGAACCCCGATTTCCGCTGGTTTGTAGAGTCTATACGAGCTGTTAATACAGAGATAAATATCATTGTACGATGCAACCTTACCATTATTTTAGCCAATCCCAAATACCATGATCTACCTGAGTTCTATAAAAAACATAGGATAGAAATCGCTTCTTCTTTGCCCTATTTCACCGCTCTCAAAACGGATTCCCAACGGGGAGATGGGGTTTTTGATAAATCCATCAAAGCTTTGAAAATGTTGAATGAACAAGGATATGGGATAGAAGGAAGCGGACTGATCCTTAACCTGGTCTATAATCCCTCCGGAGCTTTTATGCCGGCAGCGCAAGCTGGGCTTGAGGCAGAGTTCAAGAAAAAGCTCGCAGATAAGTTTGGGATTACGTTCAATTCTTTATTCACCATTACTAACCTTCCGATTAGCCGATTTTTGGAATATCTCTTAAGAACGGATAATTATGAGTCCTATATGGAGAAGCTTATCACTAGCTTTAATCCTGTGGCGGCTTCCGGAGTGATGTGTAGAAATACCATCTCTGTAGGCTGGGATGGATATCTATACGACTGCGACTTCAATCAGATGCTGGAAATGAAAGTAACCTCTGAGGATTCCCAACATATCAGGGAATGGAACGAGAAGTCGTTGACAGAACGGGAAATCATTGTAAAAAACCACTGCTTTGGATGCACTGCGGGAGCAGGGTCGAGCTGTGGCGGTGCCACTACCTGA
- a CDS encoding arsenosugar biosynthesis-associated peroxidase-like protein: MKTYYNPEDLKNFSKIADFQKPLADKFFEYYGEVFAEGALTAREKSLIALAVAHTIQCPYCIDAYTTDTMEKGCDEEQMMEAVHVAAAIRGGASLVHATQMMNKAKEISM, translated from the coding sequence ATGAAAACCTACTACAACCCCGAAGACCTTAAGAATTTCAGTAAAATCGCCGATTTTCAAAAGCCCCTGGCGGATAAGTTTTTTGAGTATTATGGAGAAGTTTTTGCCGAAGGTGCGCTCACTGCCCGCGAAAAATCACTGATAGCGCTTGCTGTAGCCCATACCATACAGTGTCCATATTGCATAGACGCTTACACTACAGATACTATGGAGAAAGGATGTGATGAGGAGCAAATGATGGAAGCTGTGCACGTAGCTGCGGCTATCAGAGGCGGAGCTTCTCTAGTACATGCCACCCAGATGATGAATAAAGCCAAAGAAATATCCATGTAA
- a CDS encoding peroxiredoxin → MALRLGDMAPNFKAETTEGTIDFHEYLGDGWGILFSHPADYTPVCTTELGTVAKLKDEFSKRNTKVIALSVDGLESHKGWISDINETQNCEVNFPIIADHDRKVADLYDMIHPNSNENFTVRSVFVIGNDKKIKLIITYPASTGRNFEELLRVIDSLQLTANYSVATPANWKHGEDVVIAPAIKDEDIPAKFPKGHKVVKPYLRITPQPNL, encoded by the coding sequence ATGGCATTACGACTAGGTGATATGGCCCCCAATTTTAAGGCTGAAACTACAGAAGGAACAATTGATTTTCACGAGTATTTAGGAGATGGTTGGGGAATCCTATTTTCCCATCCTGCGGATTATACTCCGGTGTGTACCACAGAACTAGGGACAGTGGCTAAACTTAAGGATGAATTTTCCAAGCGGAATACTAAAGTGATCGCGCTCAGCGTAGACGGATTGGAAAGTCACAAAGGTTGGATTTCGGATATCAACGAGACCCAAAACTGTGAAGTAAATTTCCCTATCATCGCGGATCATGACCGGAAGGTCGCGGATCTATATGATATGATTCACCCTAATTCTAATGAGAATTTCACTGTACGATCAGTTTTTGTAATTGGTAATGATAAGAAAATCAAGCTGATAATCACATATCCTGCAAGTACAGGTAGAAATTTCGAAGAACTACTCAGGGTGATTGATTCACTTCAACTGACTGCTAACTATTCTGTGGCTACTCCTGCCAACTGGAAGCATGGTGAAGATGTGGTAATCGCTCCGGCAATTAAGGATGAGGATATTCCAGCCAAATTCCCTAAAGGTCACAAGGTGGTGAAACCATATCTAAGAATTACACCGCAGCCTAATTTATAA